From the Quercus lobata isolate SW786 chromosome 6, ValleyOak3.0 Primary Assembly, whole genome shotgun sequence genome, one window contains:
- the LOC115950735 gene encoding desiccation-related protein PCC13-62-like — translation MALTATSTATISTLLISLFFLPKIYSSEFTHIRFAKADVDLLEFPLNLEFFEAEFFLYGALGYGLDKVAPNLTKGGPTPLGAKKANLDHFTQDVILQFAYQEVGHLRAIQKVVKGFPRPLLDLSKESFAKTVDAAIGKKLSPPFDPYYSGVHFLLASYLIPYVGLTGYVGTIPKLKAPSSRRLVAGLLGVESGQDAVIRAYLYEHAKEIVSPYGITVGEFTNRFSELRDRLGHQGHKDEGLVVPIPEGAEGKINGNVLAGNIDSVAFDRTAEEILRIVYGSGDEKKPGGFYPKGGNGRIAKSHLN, via the exons atggCGCTAACTGCTACTAGCACAGCCACCATCAGCACTTTACTAATCTCCCTCTTCTTCCTCCCCAAAATTTATTCTTCTGAATTCACCCATATACGTTTTGCAAAAGCAGACGTGGATCTTTTGGAATTTCCTCTAAATTTAGAATTCTTTGAAGCTGAATTCTTTTTGTATGGCGCTTTGGGTTATGGCTTAGATAAAGTTGCTCCAAATCTAACCAAGGGAGGCCCAACACCCCTTGGTGCTAAAAAGGCAAATTTAGATCATTTTACCCAAGATGTTATCCTGCAATTTGCTTACCAAGAAGTTGGACACTTGAG GGCCATTCAAAAAGTCGTTAAAGGATTTCCAAGACCATTATTAGATTTAAGTAAAGAATCATTTGCAAAAACAGTTGATGCTGCAATAGGGAAAAAGTTGTCCCCACCTTTTGATCCTTATTACAGTGGAGTTCACTTCCTCCTTGCATCTTACCTTATTCCTTATGTTGGACTTACTGGCTATGTTGGAACAATTCCAAAACTCAAAGCCCCTAGTTCTAGAAGG CTTGTTGCAGGCCTTTTAGGCGTGGAATCAGGCCAAGATGCTGTTATTCGAGCATACCTATATGAGCATGCAAAGGAGATAGTGTCACCATATGGAATAACTGTGGGAGAGTTTACAAATCGCTTTTCAGAACTAAGAGATAGGCTTGGACATCAAGGTCACAAAGATGAAGGCCTTGTGGTTCCTATACCTGAAGGTGCTGAGGGAAAGATCAATGGAAACGTGCTTGCTGGAAATATAGACTCTGTTGCATTTGACAGGACCGCGGAAGAGATATTGAGGATTGTGTATGGCTCTGGTGATGAGAAAAAACCCGGTGGATTCTATCCAAAAGGAGGCAATGGTCGCATTGCCAAATCTCATCTAAATTAA